AGGAATATGTGCTGCCATTCCTCCAATGGCATGAACATTCCGTTTGTGGCAAGTTTGAATCGCTAACAGTGAATAAGCTCTCATATTTGGGACGGTCATGGTGACGGTGGAACGATCTGGTAGGATGACATCCTGCCAATGACGGAACTTCTTAATAATGCTGAAAATGTAGTCCCATCTCCCACAGTTTAATCCAGCCGAATGTTCCTTTAATTCATACAAAATCTCATCCATTTCAAAGGCCGCTAAAATCGTTTCAATTAACACAGTCGCTTTAATTGTCCCTTGGGGAATGCCCAGTTCTTTTTGTGCAAACACAAACACATCGTTCCATAATTTAGCTTCACGATGATTTTCAATTTTAGGCAGATAAAAATAAGGACCGCTTCCCTTTTCAAGTAACGCTTTTGCGTTATGGAAAAAATAAAGGCCAAAGTCAAATAAGCTTGCAGATATACGCTGTCCGTCTACTAAAAGGTGTTTCTCTTCTAAGTGCCATCCTCTTGGCCTCACTTTTATGACGGCAGGATCACCATGAAGCTGATAATGTTTACCGTTTTCATTTGTATACGAAATAACGCCACGGATAGCATCTCTCAAATTTATCTGTCCTTCTAGACAATTGGTCCAAGTTGGGGAATTTGCATCTTCAAAGTCTGCCATAAAGACTTTTGCGCCAGAGTTTAACGCATTAATGACCATCTTTCTGTCTACTGGGCCTGTGATTTCTACCCGACGGTCAAGTAAATCTGGCGGTAAGGGTGCGACGGTCCAATCCCCTTCCCGAATAGCTTTCATTTCGGATGAGAAATGAGGGGTGTGACCTTCATTAATTGCCACTTGCATTCTTTTTCGGTCAAGTAATAGTTCCTTTCTTCTCTCACCAAAGCGACTCTCTAAGAGATAAATAAAGTGAAGTGCTTCGTCGGTTAATATGTCTTCATATGCGGCATGTCGTTCTCCGAGTATTTTAATCTTTTCATTAACTGTACTCATACAAAACAACCCCTTTGCATTTGTTATTTAACAGGTGGCGCTTATTCACTTTTTTTAGTAAGACAGCGTTCACATTCCATAAAGTAAGACTCTGTCAGCTCTTTAAGTGGTTCGCCGCATTCACCGCAGGCTTTTTTAGCCATAGATTTAAAGGAAGGACACGTCTTTTTCATCATTCGTTTCTCACCCCTTTTTATAGTACAGTTGTTTAATTTAATTTCTGTTATATAACATTATACATAGCAGAATTTAAAAAGTACACACATTTTTCAAAAAAATGTTTATTAATTTTTATAGAATTTAAAAGTAGCTTTCTTTCTTTGCAATGGGATACGAGAACATGGAGAAATAAGTAACAAGCTAAGGTGAAAAAAGGACATGGGGGCTATACGTTAACGGTTAGGGGGGAGCGACTGAGATAAAATGAGGATAGGAGAGGGTTTCTCACGTTTGACTCAAAACTTATAGTTAAGACAATCACTATACATAGACAGATACGTTCTCACTAAATTAACGGATTCAGACAGAATGACTAGCGTCTTTTCTGCCTGAACATTTATCACAAATAACGGACGCTAATCTCCTGATGACTCAACTAATAATCAGTGGGAGAATAACGCCCACGCCCACTGATTGAAGGTTCATTTTATTAAGGCCATTTGAAATTATCCATTTTTGCTTATTTAAACACTTAAGTCGATTTCTAATAATGTTTTTAAAGCAATAACACTAATATTATGCTTAAGACGGCGACTCCCTGAGGAATGAGTAGCCGTTTTTGCCAGAGTTAACAGAGTGAAAGTTAGCTGAAGACAAACCCTGGGGAAAGCGGCCGTCTGAAGTGAAGGTCACAGTCCTTGTTCGAAATGTGCACTCATTCACTTATTAAATTTAAGGTGATGGATAAAAATTAGTCCGGCATATATAAATGCTTATATAGCAACAAAGATCTAATAACGCCCGATTGAGAGTAGCTTGGTAAGCCAATGCCTCTAGGACGGCCAGAGCTATAGAGTAATTCAGGAAGGAGTCCGCAAAATGCGCTATTATCATAATTGTGATTAAAATACCGCCAAGCTTCGTTGACGTCATTATCAATCAAAAATGCTTGACCTAACCAAAAAGTTGGTCCTGTCCATGGCTTTAAATCTCCTTCTTCAGTGACTAAACTTTCATGTCGCCAAATACCACCAATGAACGGATCTTCTAGCCTTTGCCTCATAGCTTTTATCGTAGGTTGTAACCACTCTTTTGGAAAAATAGGATACTCTGAAAAGAATAAACTGACAGAAGCATCTAATAATTTTGTCTCTAGTGATCGTGTGACAATGCCATTATGAACGTTGTGCCGTGAAATGGCTTGAATTAATTCGGCTGCACCTTGCCTATATTGATTAGCTTTTTCATTTTCTGAGACAGCCTCAGCCATTATGGCAGCTTTGCTTAAACCAAATGCTGAAATGGCAGATGTCCAAGTCATATGTTCAAAATGCTCGTCTAAGTGAGGGCCGAATGTTTCCCAAATACCTGCATCCGGGAGAATGAGCCCAGTGCTATCTCTGTTTTTTAATATCCAATCGGTCGATTGTTTAATGATAGGCCACATATCTTGCAGCAATGACGAATCATTGGTTAAAGACCATACTTGCCAAATGCCATATAATATGAGGCCTGTTGTATCATTTTCGAAGGCATGCTCATTTGGTAGCTTTGTCACGACATTATAGGCAAAATAATAGTTGCCGTCAGGGCGCTCAATTAAATAACTGAGTGTGGCGTATAATGCTTTTACAGCATCTTCTAAGTGTCCTGCTAAAGCTAAAGTTGCCGCTACCCATAAGCTATCACGAATCCATACATTTCCGATATACGGTTTAAACCCAATGATAATCGGTGTGCCATCACTTTGTAAGCTCATTTTTATTAACGTGTTGCTGACTTTCCAAAAATAATCGTATTTTTCTGGAAGTGGACCGACATCGACTGTTTGTGTGTGGCGCAGTTGCCAATAACGTAATGTTTTTTGTTCGCTTTGTTTAACCTCACTTCGCGTTCGTTCTAATTCGTGAAGTGCCTGTTCTTTCGAATCGCCCGCAGCAAAAAGTTGGTAAACTGGTGGACTATAATCCGGTCCAGGTAGCGGTTGAGTTGGCATGGTGAAAACTAACGGAGTAGGGAGGAGGCTATGTTCAAAAATAGTGATCCGTTCCCCTGTGACAGCTTTACCGATGTCTCCACTGATACCGTCGATAACAGGAAAAACCGTCACAGCGAGCCACTGATTTTCCGAAATTCGAGATATAAAGATATTATCAAGTCGTTGAACAATGTTTTTCAGATGGATGACAGGGTAAATTGACGCTTTGGATTGGTTGCCTCGCAGGGTTTTCGCACTAATAGATCGCACTAGTGAATGTGTGTTAGGTGGGGCCCAAGTCTTTGTTTTAACAACGGTATTGCCTTTATGGGACACGACTTCGTAAATCCCAAATCCATCGACATATTTCGTATCATTGATGGAAACAATTTCGCCGATTTGCCCTAATTTCTCTTGGACAAAACCATAAGGATCATACCATACTTTTTCATTGTGATCTTTGACTAAAACATAGGAGCCATTGTCATCTAACAGAGAACTTGACATGTCAAAGTATTTAAAAAAAAATTGATTTATCCTATCAACTGGACGGCAGCCTACATCATATTGTTGAATCCATGCCAATACGTTGCCATTAGAAATAGGGGCATTATTATTTTGATTTTTGCCAATAAAATAATTCACTAAAGTCACTCCCTTCGAAATCAGTATGTCTTTAATCATATTAAAAAGGCGTTTGTTTTATTAGAAGAATGAAGATGAAGGTCTATGAAGTCATTTACTAGAATCTTAAGTAAAAGAGGGTTGGCGTGTTATACGGAATGGCATATCATCAGTGATATTCATTCAAGCTAGTCCTTTAAATAATCATGTATCAACAATAAAAGAAACATAAAAAAGTAGGATTGTTAAGAAGTTAACTATGTTATAATATAACCGATGGTTAGTAACCGGTGGTTGTACAATTGCTTAGTGAGGAGGGAAATAAAAAGTGTCTTTAGAAGCTCAGGCTAAAGAAAGAATTTTACTTGCTGCGCAAAAATTATTTACTCAAAAAGGGTATGAGCAGGTGACTGTGAGGGAGATAGCAAGAGAAGCAAAATGTTCTCACACAAGTATTTACGTTTATTTTGAAGATAAAAAACAACTTTTAGAAGCATTAGCTGAAGAACCCCTTAATCGATTGCGAAATAGTATTCAAAATACGCTTGCATCTGATAAGTACGGACCACAAGAACAGCTGACTAGGTTGTCAAAAATGTTTGTTCATTTTGGTCTAAGTTACCGTAATCTTTACCAAGCCTTTCTAACTTATGA
The DNA window shown above is from Salipaludibacillus agaradhaerens and carries:
- a CDS encoding glycoside hydrolase family 15 protein, which gives rise to MNYFIGKNQNNNAPISNGNVLAWIQQYDVGCRPVDRINQFFFKYFDMSSSLLDDNGSYVLVKDHNEKVWYDPYGFVQEKLGQIGEIVSINDTKYVDGFGIYEVVSHKGNTVVKTKTWAPPNTHSLVRSISAKTLRGNQSKASIYPVIHLKNIVQRLDNIFISRISENQWLAVTVFPVIDGISGDIGKAVTGERITIFEHSLLPTPLVFTMPTQPLPGPDYSPPVYQLFAAGDSKEQALHELERTRSEVKQSEQKTLRYWQLRHTQTVDVGPLPEKYDYFWKVSNTLIKMSLQSDGTPIIIGFKPYIGNVWIRDSLWVAATLALAGHLEDAVKALYATLSYLIERPDGNYYFAYNVVTKLPNEHAFENDTTGLILYGIWQVWSLTNDSSLLQDMWPIIKQSTDWILKNRDSTGLILPDAGIWETFGPHLDEHFEHMTWTSAISAFGLSKAAIMAEAVSENEKANQYRQGAAELIQAISRHNVHNGIVTRSLETKLLDASVSLFFSEYPIFPKEWLQPTIKAMRQRLEDPFIGGIWRHESLVTEEGDLKPWTGPTFWLGQAFLIDNDVNEAWRYFNHNYDNSAFCGLLPELLYSSGRPRGIGLPSYSQSGVIRSLLLYKHLYMPD
- the yhfH gene encoding protein YhfH yields the protein MMKKTCPSFKSMAKKACGECGEPLKELTESYFMECERCLTKKSE
- a CDS encoding TetR/AcrR family transcriptional regulator, which produces MSLEAQAKERILLAAQKLFTQKGYEQVTVREIAREAKCSHTSIYVYFEDKKQLLEALAEEPLNRLRNSIQNTLASDKYGPQEQLTRLSKMFVHFGLSYRNLYQAFLTYEASRVDIEETIWELNEKRLELFVHLKSAVKGVFPNADEKQLLDLSRMIYFLLHGIIMTYKNVDEHVNGIIRRVFPIVERSINYLIQGGVYDENNQGLTTRLQN
- the aceB gene encoding malate synthase A; this translates as MSTVNEKIKILGERHAAYEDILTDEALHFIYLLESRFGERRKELLLDRKRMQVAINEGHTPHFSSEMKAIREGDWTVAPLPPDLLDRRVEITGPVDRKMVINALNSGAKVFMADFEDANSPTWTNCLEGQINLRDAIRGVISYTNENGKHYQLHGDPAVIKVRPRGWHLEEKHLLVDGQRISASLFDFGLYFFHNAKALLEKGSGPYFYLPKIENHREAKLWNDVFVFAQKELGIPQGTIKATVLIETILAAFEMDEILYELKEHSAGLNCGRWDYIFSIIKKFRHWQDVILPDRSTVTMTVPNMRAYSLLAIQTCHKRNVHAIGGMAAHIPAKDNPDINAAAFAKIREDKEREVKDGHDGTWIAHPGMIQTALDVFNEHMPTANQIHRKREDVTVNGEDLLDMPNGDITEGGVRTNVSASIRYIASWLSGRGAAPIDHLMEDAATAEISRAQLWQWLHHPKAILEDGRHVTAEMIRTLIEDEIGKITNEVGQEHFERDRFPEAIQLLEHLIFTEHFEEFLTIPAYEKL